Genomic segment of Neochlamydia sp. AcF84:
TGCTAAAGCGGAATTTAAAAAGCAGGTCTTGTTGATTGTTTAGTTTATTTGGTTTCATAGTAAACTTTGCAAGAAATTAAGAGCTTTGTAATGATTTACTTGTAAAGAAAATATAGCATTTTTTGATATAAAACTCTCCTAAAATATTGTCTCAGGGCAAAAAGGCTTTAAATCATGTTGAACGAGTTAGATGCTACACTGGAGCAGTTAGCTAAAACACGAATAGATGCTGAAATTAAGCTTGCTCAGGCAGAAGCAAAAATAGGAAGAGGAAGAGCATTATCCAAATTGGCAGATGTAAGGGTTTTTTGTACTGCTTTAAGCTTACCACAACCTCAGGAAAATGAAGTAGAAAGAATCAATCAAATCGCTTCCACTTATTTTCCCAATGGAGAAATTGGTGATATTAATGGGCAAATAACTCTTTTTTCTATGAGTCCTATTGAAAAATTTATTTCAGAAACAGGAAGCACTACCAATAAGCTTAATTTTACTCCTATCCGTATTGTTCATGATCCTAAAAACCTGATAGAATTTTTACAAAAGCCTGGTTGTCGTATCAAATTTTTAGGCTTTGACGCTCGTATTAAAGATACCTTGGAACAGCAGTTGGATGCGGTTTGCCCCAAAGAAAGTCGCACATTTAAAATAATGTATGTAGCCTCCAAGAAATAATATTTTCTGATTAGTATTTTCTCTTAAGAAGTTAAGGAGGAGGCAGGGGTATTTTTCCTTTCTCCTCCCATCTTCACCACTACGCCATCAAATTAAAGTCTTTGGATTGTAAGTGGTCACGAGGGTTGTCAATTATTTTCTGATAAGTAAAACAATTTCTAGAGTTTATATTTACTTAATCATATATTGAGTAGTATGCAACCTTCATACGAGCAGCTATTTACAGAGAATGCGCAGCTTCGAGCTGAAAATGCATAGTTAAAAGCGTTGGTAAATAAAGTAGAAAAGGTAATTACCAAGCTTGAAGCGCGCATTGCTCAGCTGGAAGAGCAGCTCAATAAGAATTCTAAGAATAGTTCCCAGCCACCATCGACGGATCAAAAAGCTAGTCGTTCATCATTACCTAAAGCAGAAAATCGACCTTATCATCCTGGTGCCAGCCGTAAGTTATTACCTGCTAGCGCGGTTACCTCGCAAGAGGTTCGCAGTGTAAAAGTTTGTCCACTTTGCCATGCATGCAACTGATAAGGTTCTTTCCTGGCAGCAGATCGAGCTTCCTGAAATTAAACCTTTAGTGCATCAAATAGATTTAGTAACGAGCAGATGTCCTTGCTGCCATCTAGAAACACGGCCTGAACTTAAAGAAAATGAGCAATTCTTGCTCGGTCCTAGGCTGTAAGGCTTTATTAATCTGCTGATGGGGCAATATCGGCAAGGGCACAGAGCCGTGCGTACCATGATTAGTGCTTTATTGCCTAATGTGGCTTTAAGCCAAGATTTTATTTCTAAAGTTAAAGCTCGCACCGCTGCCTTACTTTTTTCGTCCTATGAAACACTCGTTAAAGCAGTTATTACCACACAGCAGCCTTTGCATATAGATGCGACAAGCTGGCGTCATGCCGCCACTAACGAACATTTGCTAGTATTACGCGTAGGAAATGTGATTGCTTATGCATTAAGACCTTATCGAAATGGCGCTACTCTAAAGGCGCTAGTCGGTCAGGAGATTCATTGCTTAGTGAGTGATCGAGGTTTAGCTGTTCATCAAATTAAGATAAAGATCAAGCAGTATTGTCTAGCTCATCTGTTCCGTAACATACAAGGACAAGCAGAACAGCCCAATATATCTTTAGAGGATACACAGCGCTTAGGACACCTATATGATACCTTGCAAGAGATTTTTAAAGATAAGCATCGCCTAGAAAAAGGACAAATCAGCCAATCTACTTGGCAGCAGTATGGGTATCTTAACTGGCGTTATATACAAGAAGAATTGCAAGAACTGCAGTGCTGGAGTAGCACCAAGAAGTTGCGGAAGTTTTGCCACAAGCTTTTAAAGCAGATCGAACATTTCCGTGCTTACTTGAAAGATCCTGCTATTCCTATGACCAATAATGCTGCCGAAGAATCTTTAAGAAATCTAGTCATTGTACGTAAGTTATGTCTAGGTAGCCAGTCTACCTATGGCAAAAGATGGAGGGAAGTACTGCATAGCTGTATCGAAACTCTTTATCGACAAGGAAAATCTATTCTAGATTTTCTAGCAGACGCTATCTATGCCGCTCGTACCAAGCAACCCATGCCTTCTATTATCTAAAAAACCTTTTATATCCCGTGACCGCTTACTTTGGATTGATAAAATTCCTATTGTTAATCTACGATTCCTAAAATAAAATCTGCTATGATGAGCAAAAGTTTTCTAAGCTTACAAAGAAACGGAAAGCTTATTCTCATCATTAACGAGTTAGCTTAAAATCTTCTTCCAAAAGATAATTTGTTAAACTTTTATAGTAAGCGGCCCGGGAGGTAGACGTGTTTAAATTTTTAGAGGATGAAGAGCTAATGAAAATCAAAAAACCCATCAAATAGAAAAAAACAGCTATTCGCGGAGGCTTTTGACCTTGCGGATGTCTTTAGAATCGCATTTAAGGCCTAGTATACCCAAGGGCCACTTACCAATTATAAACGGCTGCAAAAGACGATTCTCACTTTTTAAGAAATTTACTATTTTTTACCTTCTTCGATTTTTTCTAATATGAGCAAAGAATTATAGCTTCAGCCATCCGTGATCCCATATCTTTGCTTGCCAGTTTGTAACGCTGCTCAACACCATTTGCTCCAAGGATACCGCTTAAAGGAAGTACGCCTGTATAATTAAAAGGCTAATCCTTTGGAAGCTAGCTATCTTCATGATAGATAGGTTTTTATTCAACTTAGGATTGCATAAAGAAATTCTTAGAAGCGTATAACTAGAAAGATTGCCTATCCCATTTCTAATCAATTTAGAAAGACTACAAAAATGCCTACCATGCGCTAGAGCCCTCCACATTTTTGATGGGATACATCCCTTGATAAAATGTATACATAAAGAGGATAAAGAGGTTGATCCTTAATTTAAATCTTAATATGAGAAATACTTTGCAAGCTTTAGTCCCTCACTTTTAGGAATTATAGGCGAATAGCAATTAACTTGCCAAATAGGAGTAATGCTATTCATTTACTCTTCAAAAAACAAAACCAATATTAGTGCTTAAATTTATGAATAAAATAATTGCCAAACAGCTCTTCTGCCCTTTTGCCAGGTAACATGAACGTAATTTTAGTATTAACCCATCTACCCAAAGATTGCTATTACCGTGCGAGATAGTCAAGAGCAACCGCTCTTAAATTATATCTTTAGGAAGGAATTAATTGATATTCAGAGTGTCTTGCTTGGCCATTCAAGCTGGCTAAAAGCAATTGCCTCTACCTATATTAAGCTTATAGGAAACTTGTCAGAAGTGGTATCTAAACATCCCGCTAAAGAAATTAGCGGCCAGTTTTTTCTTATTTCATTTAAAAGATTAATAACAATAACAAACTTCCAAGATAGTTAAAGGATTTATATGCAAATCACCCCACCGCTAGGCCCTTCGCCATACATTTTTTACCGTGAGCCAGCAATAGAATCCGAAGAACCTATCAGCAATACCCCTCTTCCCCTTTTTGCGCAAGAGAGCAGGGCTACCCCTTCTTTATCTTCCCTTCACCGCCCCATATTGCCTTACATGCATGCAAAAGGTACACCCGAAGAAAGTCTTTTGAAGAAACGTCTAATAAAGTATTTAGGTCGAGAAAAAGACTTATTAGGAGAAACTGTAGCTCACCTTTACGCCGAGTCTTCTTCTTATACCTCTGAAGAAAAAAACATACTAGCTACTCTTTTGCCCGATCTTAAGCTACCTTGGTTTATAGTTACAGAGGAACAAAGGAAGGAGATAATCGAACAGGGGGTAAGCGTGGCTTCGCATCCCCTTCTACAACCATTTCACAGAGTTTTAGCTAAAATAGCGGATACTATAACTTCAATTACGACTCCTTCCCTTATAGGCAAGCTGGAAATCCTGGAAACCTATTATTGTAATTTTATAAATCAGCTTTTAAAGGCTTCTAGCTTAGAGAAACGAGAGGCTTTATTAGCTTTGAAAGCCCAAGTTTGCGGAGATTCAGTTGGTTTTCTTCTCCTTGATATAGATAAAGCGCGTGCAATGCTTTCTATTGATGAATTAGGATTACCCTGTCGCACTAATACACATGGTAGGCATGCAGTCGCCTCTTTAGAAGGCCTGCATTGTAAAGCTAATCCTACCGCTGCGCTTGTCTCTGACTATCTAAGGCCTGCATGGGAATACGCCGCTACTTCTTTAACCCAAGCTTTTTCATTAGGACCTTTCATTGCGGCTCCCACCGCCTTGCTTAAAATTTC
This window contains:
- a CDS encoding DUF6444 domain-containing protein; translation: MVNKVEKVITKLEARIAQLEEQLNKNSKNSSQPPSTDQKASRSSLPKAENRPYHPGASRKLLPASAVTSQEVRSVKVCPLCHACN
- a CDS encoding transposase encodes the protein MGQYRQGHRAVRTMISALLPNVALSQDFISKVKARTAALLFSSYETLVKAVITTQQPLHIDATSWRHAATNEHLLVLRVGNVIAYALRPYRNGATLKALVGQEIHCLVSDRGLAVHQIKIKIKQYCLAHLFRNIQGQAEQPNISLEDTQRLGHLYDTLQEIFKDKHRLEKGQISQSTWQQYGYLNWRYIQEELQELQCWSSTKKLRKFCHKLLKQIEHFRAYLKDPAIPMTNNAAEESLRNLVIVRKLCLGSQSTYGKRWREVLHSCIETLYRQGKSILDFLADAIYAARTKQPMPSII